Genomic segment of Nothobranchius furzeri strain GRZ-AD chromosome 12, NfurGRZ-RIMD1, whole genome shotgun sequence:
ATGGACGTTCTTTGGGAAATAAAGCAATGATTTCGATGTCCGACACTtaagaaaaaaatttaaaaaagaaggaAAATAAGAAACAAGCTGACATTTGATATTCGCCTCTGGTCTTCGTGTCATCCTCAAAGAGTCCTCTTGCATGATAAAGAGATGAAACACCGAGGTCACTTCTGGCCTTGCTTCCACGTGTACCATCTCTGACCTATCTGCACTAATCTAGCCGTTCCCACTAAACAGAAATAAATGCACAGTGACGCACACGTTGCTCCTTGCTCGGTCCAGCTATGGTCCACAGTGTCTGTGCTGCAGTCTGCCCGCAGGACATGGGTGAGTCATCTTACTCAGGCAGACACAAAGCCAAGTGGGCTCATTTATCTGGCTGCCTGTTTATCTGCAGACCTTCACTTTACAATTGTGGGTCTATCTTGATCATGTGACTTTTTTTCTTCTAGATCATGGTCTGCATTGTCTAACATGTAGCTCACTAAAACATTGGCCTTCCCTGAAATGACTATTTCTGTATAACTGAAAAGAAGGAAAATTAATAAACTTCCAACTTTTAAACACCACAAATAAAcacaacaagaaaacaaaaacaactaaactaaataTTACAAGAACAGAAATCTAAAATATGGTGTTCCTTTGCAGGCGTGCCCCCACCTTCTTGAAAAGGGCTTTTAATTTGCATAATCTGCAATGTTTCATCTTCAGCATCTCTTTCCTACTATCATCACCATCCTTGTCTTCCTTCGGCCCCTCTTGACCCAGCCAGGGGCCCCACACCCCTCCATGTAGTTCTGGGTCCGCCATGGGATCGTCTGGTGGGTTTCTGGCCATTACAGCAGTCTGGTTGTATTGCGCCAGTCTAGTGAGCAGATGTTTCACCACCTCTGGCCGAGCCTCCGCGAGGTCTGACCTCTCATATGGGTCAGCGCTGATATTAAACAGCCACACGGACTTTCCCAGCTCAGTGCGACGCTTCTCGAGTTTCTGCCACCGTTCCGGACCATCTGGAAGGGCCTGCGGCGGGATCCAGTCCCCgtcacccacatttcctgtcaacaACTTCCAGTCACCAACTCTCAATGCGGCTCTCATAGCTGTGTCCCAGATCCCAAAGCCATTGTGGAATAATGCCTTGTCGTATGACTCTCCGGGTTTCCTGGACACAGGGTCGATGTTGAAGAGGATTTCAGAGCGAGGACTGGGTAGGCCCTCGCTGATACTACCCCAGACGTTATGACCATCCAGGCTGTGGTTAGGCTGCAGGGCCCCAGCAAGTCCAAGCAACGTGGGATACCAGTCAGAGACGTGGATAAGTGCTCTGCTTACAACACCTTTCCTCTTCAGAAGTGGACTATGGACAAACCCGACTGCTCGGACACCTCCTTCCCAGTAGGTCCCTTTGCCTCCTCTTAAAGGCCAGTTGCTTCCTCCTGAGAGTGGCTGCCCACCATTATCAGATGAGTAGATCAGTACTGAGTTCTGATAGAGCCCGGTGCTCTTCAGTTCTTCGACGACTTGTGCAACCCCTTCATCCAGACAGCTTACCATGGCCGCATAATGGCGCCTGTGGTGATTACTCTGGGAATCATAGCGATGCAGAAAATGATCAGGTACCTGTAGGGGTGTGTGTGCCGCCTGAAGGGACAGGTAGAAGAACAGAGGTGTATTGGGGTCATGGTTCCTCAGGATTTGCTTCACTCTGTCACAACAAGAGGAAGATTTAAAGATTTGTTTCTTTCTAAATGGATGAATGTGTTAACTCTCACCTCTCAATGTAAAGCAGAGTGGAGTAGTTCCCCTTCATCTCCCAGGCAGGTTTGTCCCCGTCATGCAGGTTGAATCCACAAGCTTCAGCCCCGTCACAGCTCTGATAGGAGAAGTGGTCTCCACTTCCTGTCAGAGTCCCCAGAAAACTCTGAAATCCACGTCCGGTTGGCAAGCAGCTCAGTCTGCAGAATCCTAGGTGCCATTTTCCCACCATGTGTGTCTCGTATCCAGCTTCAACCAGATGTTGAGGTAGAGTGGTAACATCTGGGGGCAGGCAAAGAGGCTGACGTGGCCGGATGATTGAATGTTGAAGTCCAGTGTGAATTTGGTAACTGGCACCACAGGAGGATTGGACACTTTGTTAGAAAACACCTAAGCATGCCTCACATTGATTTTAAAGTCTGAAAATGTCAAAGTAAAAAACTAGAGGTTTAGAGGTTTTAAATTAagggtgcatgaagtaagaatcaCATTCTGTGGTCAAAATTtgagtactgcagtccatgtattaAAACAAATGGCAGTTGCCAGTTAGGAATCAGAGAATTCTAGATGACGAgccaagatgagtcatacacagtaggttgatgaacaaataaataaatttcaCTGTCATATGGAGTTGTTGGCAATTGATGTACTTTTTTTAAAGCCAACAAAAAattttctaattcaccattagcagtgTTAactcatcattagcttctagctttctttacctgatattagagtTAAAAAGCAAAAATGCTGTGGTTTCTTTGGGTTAAAAAAAGGACTTCTTTGCTGCGCCTTCTACTGTTCTTTCCCAGTCAATATTCAATTACAAATGCTGGAGCAGCAACTATCGGCGAaggattttagacaaatgcgagagaaccactttattaatctttttaaatctccacaatatatttatagctttacTATGTTATTACAtatttaagaggcatgaaaaaatattttaagctaatttgctTTCCAGATTTGTTATCAAAGCTTTAGCAAACAACCCATCAAATTATCTCAGATAATAAGAGATGGTAAACTCACCGTCCAGTCATGAGCTGACTACGAGATGGTGAGCAGATAGGCTGGACATAATAATTTTCAAGCTTGACTCCTTCTGCTGCCAGCTGGTCAATTGCAGGAGTGCTGATGTCAGAGCCGTGATAACCAACGTCTCCGTAGCCCTGGTCATCcaccatgataaagatcaggtgaGGCGGCCTGGGCCTTCTCCCTTTCTCGTTGTCCCCCCTGTCATCCACAGGCTCACACAAGCAGCCCAAACCACTGAGCAAGATcacactaattaccaagaaaagcaCTGAGTGGGCTCCTCCTCTCATATTGAGCTGTTCTTTGTGACTTACAGGTATAGAATCCAGATCTTCCTTACTTTACAGTTCTTTCAGTCTGCAGTTCTTCAAACATTTGACAGGATTGTTGTATTCCAAAGAACGTGTGGATCCATTAAGCCAGTGAGATAGTCTGATCTATCCATTCAGGTTGAACTAAAGCTGTTCACTGATGCTTCTGCAGTTTTTGGTCTGTTTTCAGTAAAGTGGAAAGTTTGTTATAGACAGGGAGACTTTAGTTTTTGCAG
This window contains:
- the si:dkey-174i8.1 gene encoding arylsulfatase I — encoded protein: MRGGAHSVLFLVISVILLSGLGCLCEPVDDRGDNEKGRRPRPPHLIFIMVDDQGYGDVGYHGSDISTPAIDQLAAEGVKLENYYVQPICSPSRSQLMTGRYQIHTGLQHSIIRPRQPLCLPPDVTTLPQHLVEAGYETHMVGKWHLGFCRLSCLPTGRGFQSFLGTLTGSGDHFSYQSCDGAEACGFNLHDGDKPAWEMKGNYSTLLYIERVKQILRNHDPNTPLFFYLSLQAAHTPLQVPDHFLHRYDSQSNHHRRHYAAMVSCLDEGVAQVVEELKSTGLYQNSVLIYSSDNGGQPLSGGSNWPLRGGKGTYWEGGVRAVGFVHSPLLKRKGVVSRALIHVSDWYPTLLGLAGALQPNHSLDGHNVWGSISEGLPSPRSEILFNIDPVSRKPGESYDKALFHNGFGIWDTAMRAALRVGDWKLLTGNVGDGDWIPPQALPDGPERWQKLEKRRTELGKSVWLFNISADPYERSDLAEARPEVVKHLLTRLAQYNQTAVMARNPPDDPMADPELHGGVWGPWLGQEGPKEDKDGDDSRKEMLKMKHCRLCKLKALFKKVGARLQRNTIF